AACTAGTCTGAACCTGAGTATCATGTGGCCCACTTCTGGCCCACCAGTGACTCCTAACATTGTGCCCCGAGTTGTTCCCAGAGTCATGAGGATTAAACACGCTTTCTCGAAATAGAGGAGTGGAGGTGGATGCCCCAAGATGGGAATTTGATCGATCTCCATAATCATGATGCTCCCAGCTGTGTTCCTGTCTATCCTCGTGTTGCCCAAAGCTAAACGGAGCCCAGATATCTTCAGGCATCTGCAAGCGCACCTCAGAAGTGACAGCGGGGACATCTTCGCCAAAACCGGCAAAGCTCGTGCTGCGGCGACGGAGGATGTAATAGCAATCAAGAATGTATGGATGGTTCCTCTGCTCTTCATCAATCAACCAGTGTGAGCCCAAATTGAAGCCATAACCCATCACAGTGTACGGCATTTCCCTGGAGAGAAAGCTGTTCCTGTCTCCTCCATGTATTCCAATGTTGGGGTTCGCTCGCCATGTCCCGCGAGGTGAATTAGCATGTCGGGGCTCTTCTCCCCGCAACATCCGGTCCCTGAAGGTTCTGAGATTCGAAATGAACTGCTTCCCCTTGGTATCGGGCTCCCACGAAGGATAGCTGCTCTGGAAGCTGAAACAAGTAATAGAGTGAACCCAAGAACTGGGAAGCCACCACTACAGATAGCCCATATAACCAAAAGTAGTATATCCTCTATAACTTTCTTATTGCCTTCCCTAGCGTCAAAGATATGCTGccccatcattttctttatttaatttcaatCCAACTTCATCTTCAGGACTATCTCCTGCAAATTTTGATATCTCAACGCTCAATTCTTACAATCTCTAAGGCAATTCACTAGGAAATCAGCTCATTTTGACCCAGCATCCTCAATGATACATTCATATTGATAAGTGTATCTATACCACTTCATCTATAGTGGAATGCTTCCATTGATTCCATATATAAAAGGCTCTACCTTCTTGTAGATGAATCACCCGAAAGAAAACATTATACAGCCTATATTCGTAATGAGTATTTAGTATGGTAGGTCAGGAAAGGACAGCTACTTTCATTGCTAAGAACAAATACTAAGCAAAAAGGTCCAACGATCCAGAAAAGAATAAATGTCGAGATAGGTGTGAAAACAGACCCAACCAACAAAATCAGCACTGTACCTCAAAAATGATTTCTCCATTTTACCCTGAGAGCTCCTCTTAGTGCGGGGCGCATTGTCTGGCGAGCCATAATTGCTATTTCCATGGTTTTGAAAATCGAACATGCTAAAACTGCCAGGACATAAAGCAGAGAAGCACATGAAAAGTGAAAGGACAAACCAATTTGCAGATTGTAACGGCCAAACTTAGGAACATATTTATTGCTGTAAAAGTTCTCATGAAAAACAAGCCAAAACTGTCTAAGCACTGCTTCATTAAAGTAGAAGTGAATAGTGACCTGCAAACATGACCAACACCTTCAACATGCACTGTGAAATCAGCAATGAACTGCAAGATGTCATCCACGCGCTGCCAAATTTCAACCAGGTTTACCAGTGTGAGATCATACAACAGCATGAGAGAGGAACCAAAATGAAACCAGTACCTTTGGGACAACGAACATGAGTAAATATGGAGTTAGGAATATCGAAGCCATCTCTTCCAGTAACATCATTCCAGTATACTGCACAAAAAATGAGGCCCTCATCAGGAAAACAAGGAACTTTCTGATATTTTGGGACCCAACAattgtaaagaagaagaagccattaATTGGGGAAATTCTCCAAATAATCCAATAAGAGAAAACACTTCATTATTTATCACTTTCCTCATAGCACTGTTCAGATGCTGTCAATATGTAACCAAAGGAGCAAATGCAATGACATTTTAAGGATTACCTGGAAAAGGGTTGCAAACTCTAACCTAACTGCctcagaattttcttttccacgcCATCTTTTCGGCATGTAATGAGTATGCTGGACCACCATAGACATAGTTCCCTCTGGGTCAAGAACTAGAAGCTCCTCTGCAATTGCAGCACGGCTAATAGCAGTAATTGTGCCAAAAACGGCAGCATACCAGAATAAATTGCGTCCAAATATCTGCACATGTGAAGATGAAAAATAAGCTTATAAAAATAACAttaagatatttaaaaaaataaaaataaaaaacaaagtaGCACAGAGAGACGTCTCACATGGCCCTCCAGGAGagactcttcaagaaatgcaatTATCAGGAGAACAGCAGCAAAGCCACCAAacacaaaggaaataaatttcGCAATGATCGAAATTATAGGAGAAGGGAATTGTCTTAGATAATCAGAAGCATGTATTATGCTGCTATTTATCCGATGCTTGAACAAATGGTCAACCTGACACACAAACAATAATACTGTGAAGCCTTCGCATTTAGGTATATACGTGATCACAAAGCATAAAAGGGGCTAATAGTACAACCAACATACCCATAAACCAATCTTATCCCACTAAGGTATTTCAGCTATATGGATCTTACTAAAGTGTTGCAcaattttatttctctattaGATCCTCTGAaacctctaaaaaaaaaaggctaattcaacaaacaagagaaagaaaaaccttTTCCCCCAAATGAAAGGACGTAGTCCCTAGCCACTACTATTACATACTAAATTTCTATATACACACTGATTATCTAACTGAAACAAACTGAAACTCGAATTATCCAACATAATTTGgatttgaatattatgattctGACAGACTTCATGTACAACATTTGATCTTTTACAAAGATAATTAGCATAAAAAAGATTTGCATTAGGAACTCATGATTTAGCTAAATTCCTAGTCATTCTGACTCCATTTGTGAAGGGCTACAAGAATATAGAGAGGCTGCATAATTACCTCAGCCATGGACAAAATGTCAGCTTCTATTATCTAATATGTAAAAGGATAAGAAGGGAAAAACCAGGCCATTAATTAACAGATTGTACCAATACCCATTTTTACCTACATAGGTATTAGCTCAGAACTTCTCCTAAACAGTTTTCCACTTACATTGCTCAGAATTAAGACTAGAGAAGAAAAAACCGATCCAAGCCTATACAAATCTCTTTCTCCAACAAAACTCCAGCTGAACTAAATTGCCTAGTGCAAGTATCTTAGCAATACCTCATTGTACTCCCTATAAATCCATTTAGACAAATTTGACCATCTCCGTGATGATGCCGTGCTTGGATGATTGTAGAACTGCTCAGCGTGCCTCAGAAAGAGGTAGACCAGCATGAATATGACAAGGAAAGGAGAAAGCAGGAGCATCACAAGCCCAACTAGCATCAGCCTCCTCTTTAGTGTCTTAGGGGTAGAGACAAAGTCCCTTTTAACACAAAAGTTTCTGCATAAAAAAGACATTCATCTCAGAAGATCACAAGTCTGGCAGCAGGCAGCTGACATTGCTCCACAATGTCATGGAGTAAAGCAATTATTCCATTGTCCAACTACGCAATTATGAAATAACCAAGTAGCACCAGAATCCACCCCACCTGATGCGAACAAAGGGCTACAGTAATACCCAAAAAAGAACTACAAAAAGACAGCTCTACTACATGCTTAAGAATTCCACTTAATCATAACACCTTGATCTATGCAAGAAAGCATTCTTTGCATATGAATGACATAAGAAGAGTAACATGGTTATCCAACTCAAAAATAGTCCAGCCCAAGATATTCATATAAGTAGATTATCTTGCTCTTAAAGCACTAATAGCAACTAGCAACAAAAGGTAATATAAAACTCGCTGGCAAATAAAAAGTGGAAGACAGCAATCTtgcaacaaaagaagaaaactgcaCATTGTCCAAAGATAGTgagatggtgaaaataagatGATCAGATTACAGCTTCAACCATTTAAAAATAGCTAAATGGTTGATTCCAAGCTAGAACCAGCAGACATGAATCAACAAATAGAGCATTATAAGTGAGCTGCAAAGCATTAAAATCCAGTTGCTGAACCACAAAATTCAGAATATACAAATGTTGGCACGTAGGTTCACATGTAATCCTTTcataactttttgaaatttggataatattttatattttggtgcattcaaaatgtaaaaataaacaGGCCCTTAAACCACATTGAAGAAGTAACCAGAACCTGATCAGATTTTCGTGCGTGAACACAATACCTGTCAAACATGCTCTGGAGGATACACCAATTTAAGGTCCATTCAAGGGTCTTAGTGAGGATAAGACGATGTTGTATGAGGCCCCTGCCTACTTTGACTACAGGACCTGCACCCGGGACCCAAATAGAGATTGGGAAAGCAAGGACCCCTTTATTGAGCATTCCAATCAAATAGTTCTCCTTCCGCATTAGTCGCATCACTATATCATGAGCAGAAAGATACTTAACAATGCACAGTTGTTGCGAATTCTGCAGCTGGACAACTTTCTCAAGAATAGTTGCCCAAGGGATGGTCTGAAGTTCATTGTCCGTGACATGAAGGCTGCAGAATGGAAACAGTCACACCTTGCTTACTGTGTGCTACCACCATGCCATGCATAACAAAAAAGATAGGAGTAGATAAATCTGAACTTACCTGTCATAATAGAAATGGCGGATGGCAAGGATGTCTTTAAGTTGAGCAAAAAACCgtaaaaaacagaaaatccaGTAAATGGAAAATATTCCAAGATATCCAACAATTACGGCTTTAGAAACCGTTAATGGAGTTAACGGGTGTTCATCCAGAGCTTCTTTAGATAGATCACACGGCTTAATTCCAGATTCCACAGCATCCATCCCACACTTGGCATTCCGAAGTCCATTCCAATCGACATACAATAGGAAAAATCCTGAGAAACATATGGTAAACCCCAAGCTCAAGAGCTCAACTATCCATTTTATGATGATGCACCAGAGGCCTTTTTCACAGTAGTAACTGTAAAGTCTCTCAAAGAACAGGTCTAAATCAGTAATTGGCTCCAAATTCAGACTTTCTCCATTTAAAAGAGCTGATGGACTCTCACTGCCAGGGCTCGGCACTCTCCCATATTCAGACAATTCAATCTCAGGAGGCACATCCCCAAGCAAGCCTGTAGTAAGAGAAGATTCACGCTGCCACTTCAATTTAAATCTGCCCAGAGCATTTCCACCCTTTCGACTACCGAACATTATTAACAAGCACTACTGGTAGGCAAACACAGCCAATCCATTCCCCAAATGAATCAGATGGTTGAGATAAGGGTCTAGatgacaaaaagtaaaaaagaaaaagaaaaacatgtcagttatttatttattaacttgTATTGGCAGTCAAACTTAAAACAGATGAGAACACTTACACTAAAACCTTCATGAGGCCAAACAATCAGTGCA
The nucleotide sequence above comes from Eucalyptus grandis isolate ANBG69807.140 chromosome 2, ASM1654582v1, whole genome shotgun sequence. Encoded proteins:
- the LOC104427833 gene encoding autophagy-related protein 9 isoform X1, coding for MFGSRKGGNALGRFKLKWQRESSLTTGLLGDVPPEIELSEYGRVPSPGSESPSALLNGESLNLEPITDLDLFFERLYSYYCEKGLWCIIIKWIVELLSLGFTICFSGFFLLYVDWNGLRNAKCGMDAVESGIKPCDLSKEALDEHPLTPLTVSKAVIVGYLGIFSIYWIFCFLRFFAQLKDILAIRHFYYDSLHVTDNELQTIPWATILEKVVQLQNSQQLCIVKYLSAHDIVMRLMRKENYLIGMLNKGVLAFPISIWVPGAGPVVKVGRGLIQHRLILTKTLEWTLNWCILQSMFDRNFCVKRDFVSTPKTLKRRLMLVGLVMLLLSPFLVIFMLVYLFLRHAEQFYNHPSTASSRRWSNLSKWIYREYNEVDHLFKHRINSSIIHASDYLRQFPSPIISIIAKFISFVFGGFAAVLLIIAFLEESLLEGHIFGRNLFWYAAVFGTITAISRAAIAEELLVLDPEGTMSMVVQHTHYMPKRWRGKENSEAVRLEFATLFQYTGMMLLEEMASIFLTPYLLMFVVPKRVDDILQFIADFTVHVEGVGHVCSFSMFDFQNHGNSNYGSPDNAPRTKRSSQGKMEKSFLSFQSSYPSWEPDTKGKQFISNLRTFRDRMLRGEEPRHANSPRGTWRANPNIGIHGGDRNSFLSREMPYTVMGYGFNLGSHWLIDEEQRNHPYILDCYYILRRRSTSFAGFGEDVPAVTSEVRLQMPEDIWAPFSFGQHEDRQEHSWEHHDYGDRSNSHLGASTSTPLFRESVFNPHDSGNNSGHNVRSHWWARSGPHDTQVQTSFIDPPDFHRYAHDNHQDGYSDRSLEEEGLDWRIPQRLDRTTYGEDFEDSGDVSLHFDDIYSRPPDTPPGNLERTSFM
- the LOC104427833 gene encoding autophagy-related protein 9 isoform X2, with product MFGSRKGGNALGRFKLKWQRESSLTTGLLGDVPPEIELSEYGRVPSPGSESPSALLNGESLNLEPITDLDLFFERLYSYYCEKGLWCIIIKWIVELLSLGFTICFSGFFLLYVDWNGLRNAKCGMDAVESGIKPCDLSKEALDEHPLTPLTVSKAVIVGYLGIFSIYWIFCFLRFFAQLKDILAIRHFYYDSLHVTDNELQTIPWATILEKVVQLQNSQQLCIVKYLSAHDIVMRLMRKENYLIGMLNKGVLAFPISIWVPGAGPVVKVGRGLIQHRLILTKTLEWTLNWCILQSMFDRNFCVKRDFVSTPKTLKRRLMLVGLVMLLLSPFLVIFMLVYLFLRHAEQFYNHPSTASSRRWSNLSKWIYREYNEIFGRNLFWYAAVFGTITAISRAAIAEELLVLDPEGTMSMVVQHTHYMPKRWRGKENSEAVRLEFATLFQYTGMMLLEEMASIFLTPYLLMFVVPKRVDDILQFIADFTVHVEGVGHVCSFSMFDFQNHGNSNYGSPDNAPRTKRSSQGKMEKSFLSFQSSYPSWEPDTKGKQFISNLRTFRDRMLRGEEPRHANSPRGTWRANPNIGIHGGDRNSFLSREMPYTVMGYGFNLGSHWLIDEEQRNHPYILDCYYILRRRSTSFAGFGEDVPAVTSEVRLQMPEDIWAPFSFGQHEDRQEHSWEHHDYGDRSNSHLGASTSTPLFRESVFNPHDSGNNSGHNVRSHWWARSGPHDTQVQTSFIDPPDFHRYAHDNHQDGYSDRSLEEEGLDWRIPQRLDRTTYGEDFEDSGDVSLHFDDIYSRPPDTPPGNLERTSFM